A region of Arvicanthis niloticus isolate mArvNil1 chromosome 18, mArvNil1.pat.X, whole genome shotgun sequence DNA encodes the following proteins:
- the Clec3a gene encoding C-type lectin domain family 3 member A produces MAKNGLVICILVASLLLDQTNSYPSRVKARKHSKRRVKEKDGDLKSQVEKLWREVNALKEMQALQTVCLRGTKVHKKCYLASEGLKHYHEANEDCISKGGTLVVPRNSDEINALRDYGKKSLPGVNDFWLGINDMVTEGKFLDVHGFAVSFLNWDRAQPSGGKRENCVLFSQSAQGKWSDEACRSSKRYICEFIIP; encoded by the exons ATGGCAAAGAACGGACTTGTCATTTGTATCCTGGTGGCCAGCTTACTCCTGGACCAGACCAACAGCTACCCATCCCGAGTGAAGGCCAGGAAACACAGCAAACGCCGCGTGAAAG AAAAGGATGGTGACCTGAAGTCTCAAGTTGAAAAGTTGTGGCGGGAAGTCAATGCCTTGAAGGAAATGCAAGCTCTACAGACAG TCTGTCTTCGAGGCACCAAAGTTCATAAGAAATGCTACCTTGCTTCAGAAGGCCTCAAGCATTACCACGAAGCCAACGAAGACTGCATTTCCAAGGGAGGGACCCTGGTTGTCCCCAGGAATTCCGACGAAATCAATGCCCTTCGAGACTATGGTAAGAAGAGTCTGCCAGGTGTCAATGACTTTTGGCTAGGCATAAATGACATGGTCACAGAAGGCAAGTTCCTCGATGTCCACGGATTCGCTGTCTCCTTCCTCAACTGGGACCGTGCCCAGCCAAGTGGTGGCAAGCGGGAAAACTGTGTCCTGTTCTCCCAGTCAGCTCAGGGGAAATGGAGCGATGAGGCCTGTCGCAGTAGCAAGAGGTACATATGTGAGTTTATCATCCCTTAA